Proteins from a single region of Starkeya sp. ORNL1:
- the serS gene encoding serine--tRNA ligase — translation MHDIKWIREEPQGLVRALVRRGTDASEAQALVDALVSLDERRRAGIVKLEELQARRNAASREIGAAKKAKDEATAEALMAEVASLKDGIPALEAEVKAVEAELHDTLAGIPNVPLDDVPDGKDESENVSYELVPRPDLPSGDVPVPMWRGVMDDTPDAYLFKPEQHFEIGEALGMMDFEAAAKLSGARFVVLRGQLARLERAIGQFFLDTHTSEHGYTEVSPPLLVKDEVMFGTAQLPKFRDDQFRAGDDYWLIPTAEVPLTNLVRESILSEEELPLRLTALTPCFRAEAGAAGRDTRGMIRQHQFSKVELVSITTPEQSAFEHERMLACAQAVLKKLGLHFRVQTLCTGDMGFASAKTHDIEVWLPGQKAYREISSCSTCTDFQARRMNARYRPKEGKQPRFVHTLNGSGVAVGRAMVAILETYQNADGSVAIPEALKPYMGGLNRIEKIG, via the coding sequence ATGCACGACATCAAATGGATCCGCGAGGAGCCGCAGGGGCTCGTGCGCGCACTGGTTCGGCGCGGGACGGACGCTTCCGAAGCGCAGGCGCTGGTGGACGCTCTGGTCTCGCTGGACGAGCGCCGCCGGGCCGGCATCGTGAAACTGGAAGAGCTGCAGGCTCGCCGCAATGCCGCCTCCAGGGAGATCGGCGCCGCCAAGAAGGCGAAGGACGAGGCGACGGCCGAAGCGCTGATGGCCGAGGTCGCGAGCCTCAAGGACGGCATCCCGGCGCTCGAAGCCGAGGTGAAGGCGGTCGAGGCCGAGTTGCACGACACGCTCGCCGGCATTCCCAACGTCCCGCTCGATGACGTGCCGGATGGCAAGGACGAGAGCGAGAACGTCTCCTACGAACTTGTGCCGCGGCCCGATCTGCCTTCCGGTGATGTTCCGGTGCCGATGTGGCGTGGCGTGATGGACGACACGCCGGACGCCTATCTGTTCAAGCCCGAACAGCACTTCGAGATCGGCGAAGCGCTGGGGATGATGGATTTCGAGGCGGCGGCCAAGCTCTCCGGCGCTCGCTTCGTGGTGCTGCGGGGCCAGCTTGCGCGGCTGGAGCGCGCCATCGGCCAGTTCTTCCTCGACACCCACACGAGCGAGCACGGCTACACCGAAGTGTCGCCGCCGCTGCTGGTGAAGGACGAGGTGATGTTCGGCACGGCGCAACTGCCGAAGTTCCGCGACGACCAGTTCCGCGCTGGCGATGACTATTGGCTCATCCCCACCGCCGAGGTTCCGCTCACCAATCTCGTGCGCGAATCGATCCTCTCGGAGGAAGAGCTGCCGCTGCGGCTCACCGCGCTCACGCCGTGCTTCCGCGCCGAGGCGGGCGCGGCAGGGCGCGATACCCGCGGCATGATCCGGCAGCACCAGTTCTCCAAGGTCGAGCTGGTCTCCATCACCACGCCCGAGCAGTCGGCGTTCGAGCATGAGCGCATGCTGGCCTGCGCGCAGGCGGTGCTGAAGAAGCTTGGCCTGCATTTCCGGGTGCAGACGCTGTGCACCGGCGACATGGGCTTCGCCTCGGCCAAGACCCACGACATCGAGGTGTGGTTGCCGGGGCAGAAAGCCTATCGCGAGATCTCCTCCTGCTCGACCTGCACCGACTTCCAGGCGCGGCGCATGAATGCGCGCTACCGCCCGAAAGAGGGCAAGCAGCCGCGCTTCGTGCACACGCTGAACGGCTCTGGCGTCGCCGTCGGCCGCGCCATGGTGGCGATCCTCGAGACCTACCAGAATGCCGACGGCTCCGTCGCAATTCCGGAGGCTTTGAAGCCTTATATGGGTGGGCTGAACCGGATCGAGAAAATCGGCTGA
- the secF gene encoding protein translocase subunit SecF: MRLLRIVPDDTNFDFMRFRRISFPISAVLSIVALVAFLTFGLNFGIDFKGGTLLEVRWPNNTLNISDVRSKLENLNLGEVQIQEIGNDGEVLIRVAQQPGGEQAQQAVVGKVRATLGDQVEYRRVEVVGPRVSQELLSYGIIGLMLAVVAILIYLWFRFEWQFALGASIANFHDIVLTIGFMSIFQIDFDLTSVAALLTILGYSLNDTIVIYDRIREMLRRYKKMPTDELLNHSVNSTLSRSVITHVTVTLALLALVLFGGRAIHSFSVVMMFGVVLVGTYTSIFIASPLLIYLGVTTRTMEAKADVKGPNPKAERATT, encoded by the coding sequence ATGCGCTTGCTCCGCATCGTACCGGACGACACAAATTTCGACTTCATGCGCTTCCGGCGCATCTCGTTTCCGATCTCGGCGGTGCTTTCCATCGTCGCGCTGGTCGCCTTCCTGACGTTCGGCCTGAATTTCGGCATCGATTTCAAGGGCGGCACGCTGCTCGAGGTGCGCTGGCCGAACAACACGCTGAACATCTCCGATGTCCGCTCCAAGCTCGAGAACCTGAACCTCGGCGAGGTACAGATCCAGGAGATCGGCAATGACGGCGAGGTGCTGATCCGCGTCGCCCAGCAGCCCGGCGGCGAGCAGGCGCAGCAGGCCGTGGTCGGCAAGGTGCGCGCCACGCTCGGCGACCAGGTGGAGTATCGCCGCGTCGAGGTGGTGGGGCCGCGCGTCTCGCAGGAGCTGCTCAGCTACGGCATCATCGGCCTGATGCTCGCCGTGGTGGCGATCCTGATCTATCTGTGGTTCCGCTTCGAATGGCAGTTCGCGCTCGGCGCCTCGATCGCCAACTTCCACGATATCGTGCTGACCATCGGCTTCATGTCGATCTTCCAGATCGACTTCGACCTGACCAGCGTCGCCGCGCTATTGACCATCCTCGGCTACTCGCTGAACGACACCATCGTCATCTATGACCGCATCCGCGAAATGTTGCGGCGCTACAAGAAGATGCCGACGGACGAGCTGCTGAACCATTCGGTGAACTCGACGCTGTCGCGCTCGGTCATCACCCATGTCACCGTCACGCTGGCGCTGCTTGCCCTGGTGCTGTTCGGCGGGCGGGCGATCCACTCCTTCTCGGTGGTCATGATGTTCGGCGTGGTGCTGGTCGGCACCTACACCTCCATCTTCATCGCCTCGCCGCTTCTGATCTATCTCGGCGTGACGACGCGCACGATGGAGGCCAAGGCCGACGTGAAGGGGCCGAACCCCAAGGCGGAGCGGGCGACGACCTGA
- a CDS encoding phytoene/squalene synthase family protein encodes MTDPTAIAHVTELVRTLDRDRYVADLFAPAERRDALFALHAFNIEVSRVREAITNPMAGEVRLQWWSDALIGEARGDVAANPVAAALLDAITTYHLPKEALFALVDARIFDLYDDPMPNVNDLEGYAGETSSALIRLATLVLTGATDKASAEAAGHAGVAYAVTGLLRAFPLHARRGQCFVPLDLLKAHGVGREEAVSGTVTPGLRAALADMLNLARRHYEQAQAALRGVARENLPAFLPLALVPGDLARMERREHDPFVAVPSLPPLARLWRLWRASRSI; translated from the coding sequence ATGACCGATCCCACCGCCATCGCGCACGTCACCGAGCTGGTCCGCACGCTCGATCGCGACCGCTATGTCGCCGACCTGTTCGCCCCGGCGGAGCGGCGCGACGCGTTGTTCGCGCTGCATGCGTTCAACATCGAAGTGTCGCGGGTACGCGAAGCCATCACCAATCCGATGGCCGGCGAGGTGCGCCTGCAATGGTGGAGCGACGCGCTGATCGGCGAGGCGCGCGGCGACGTTGCTGCCAATCCGGTGGCGGCGGCGCTGCTCGATGCCATCACCACCTATCATTTGCCGAAAGAGGCGCTGTTCGCACTGGTCGATGCCCGCATCTTCGATCTCTATGACGATCCGATGCCGAACGTGAACGATCTCGAAGGCTATGCCGGCGAGACCTCCTCAGCTCTCATCCGGCTGGCAACGCTGGTGCTGACCGGCGCCACCGACAAGGCCTCCGCCGAGGCGGCCGGCCATGCCGGCGTCGCCTATGCGGTGACCGGCCTGCTGCGCGCCTTCCCGCTGCATGCAAGGCGCGGCCAATGCTTCGTGCCGCTGGATCTGCTGAAAGCCCATGGCGTCGGCCGGGAGGAGGCGGTGTCCGGCACCGTCACGCCGGGCCTGCGCGCCGCGCTTGCCGACATGCTCAACCTGGCTCGCCGGCATTATGAGCAGGCGCAGGCGGCGCTGCGCGGGGTGGCACGCGAGAACCTGCCGGCCTTCCTGCCGCTCGCTCTGGTACCGGGCGATCTCGCGCGCATGGAGCGGCGCGAGCATGATCCCTTCGTCGCGGTGCCCTCGCTGCCGCCGCTGGCGCGGCTGTGGCGGCTGTGGCGGGCGTCGCGGAGTATCTGA
- the surE gene encoding 5'/3'-nucleotidase SurE → MRILVTNDDGIHAPGLEACARIARSLSDDVWVVAPEFDQSGVSHSLSLSDPLRLRQVEERRFAVKGTPTDCVIMAVRHIMTDVRPDLVLSGVNRGQNVAEDVGYSGTVAGAIEGTVLGIPSMALSQAYGLETRSAPPYTVAEHFGPGVIRTLLEEGLPPGILVNINFPNRPVDQVAGVAVTAQGTRNQDLLRIDQRNDGRGNPYYWIAFEKRRFETVNGSDLHALDQGRISVTPLRLDMTDEPMMTKLAQRFGR, encoded by the coding sequence ATGCGCATCCTTGTCACCAATGACGACGGTATTCACGCGCCCGGCCTCGAGGCTTGCGCGCGCATCGCGCGCTCGCTCTCGGACGATGTGTGGGTGGTGGCGCCGGAGTTCGACCAGTCCGGCGTCTCGCATTCGCTGTCGCTGTCCGACCCGCTGCGGCTGCGCCAGGTCGAGGAGCGGCGCTTCGCGGTGAAGGGCACGCCGACCGACTGCGTGATCATGGCGGTGCGGCACATCATGACCGATGTGCGGCCCGACCTGGTGCTGTCCGGCGTCAATCGCGGGCAGAACGTCGCCGAGGACGTCGGCTATTCCGGCACGGTCGCCGGCGCCATCGAAGGCACGGTGCTCGGCATCCCCTCCATGGCGCTGTCGCAGGCCTACGGGCTGGAGACCAGGAGCGCCCCGCCCTACACCGTCGCCGAGCATTTCGGCCCCGGCGTGATCCGCACCTTGCTGGAGGAGGGGCTGCCGCCCGGCATCCTGGTCAATATCAACTTCCCCAACCGGCCGGTCGACCAGGTCGCCGGCGTTGCGGTGACCGCGCAGGGCACGCGCAACCAGGACCTGTTGCGCATCGACCAGCGCAATGACGGGCGCGGCAATCCCTATTACTGGATCGCCTTCGAGAAGCGTCGGTTCGAGACGGTGAACGGCTCCGACCTGCATGCCCTCGACCAGGGCCGCATCTCTGTGACACCGCTACGGCTCGACATGACCGACGAGCCGATGATGACGAAGCTGGCCCAGCGCTTCGGAAGGTAG
- a CDS encoding M23 family metallopeptidase yields the protein MRSFPMSGSAPLVRLAAVALLAGTAAACSADTNRFSDPNSNPFAASDRMAPAYTGSVGSAPTAAVQSAPMSAPGGYQPAPSYGAPAQISPQGGQPYGGSPYGAAAPAAPASYASNPPPAAQPIYGARPQTLSAPHASAAPARTPVASAGGGTHVVTSGESLTSIARLYGVPRTTLAQTNKMDVNGSVRIGQRITIPGSGSLAANAAKPAATTAAPAAHVAAKPATTAPVVAAAPAKPKPGDNKAVGQVAAAGAADKNAQLIAAVKPAEPAEDAVKDDDKQAGMQFRWPVRGRIISGFGPKPGGQQNEGINVSVPEGTSVKAAEDGVVAYAGNELKGYGNLVLIKHADGWVTAYAHNSEIDVKKGETVKRGQTIAKAGQTGSVTSPQVHFEIRKGSQPVDPSSHLAGL from the coding sequence ATGCGTAGCTTTCCAATGTCGGGTTCGGCGCCCTTGGTGCGGCTTGCCGCAGTAGCCCTTCTGGCCGGTACGGCCGCCGCGTGCAGCGCCGATACCAACCGGTTCAGTGATCCCAATTCCAACCCGTTCGCCGCCAGCGACCGCATGGCTCCGGCCTATACCGGCTCGGTGGGCTCGGCGCCGACCGCGGCGGTGCAGAGCGCGCCGATGAGCGCTCCGGGCGGCTACCAGCCGGCTCCGTCCTACGGCGCGCCGGCGCAGATCTCTCCGCAGGGCGGCCAGCCGTATGGCGGCTCGCCCTATGGCGCGGCAGCCCCGGCGGCTCCGGCTTCCTACGCTTCCAATCCGCCGCCGGCGGCGCAGCCGATCTACGGCGCCCGCCCGCAGACCTTGTCTGCGCCCCATGCATCCGCCGCCCCCGCGCGGACGCCCGTGGCCTCGGCCGGCGGCGGCACTCATGTGGTGACGTCCGGCGAGAGCCTGACCTCCATCGCCCGTCTCTATGGCGTGCCGCGCACGACGCTCGCCCAGACCAACAAGATGGACGTCAACGGCTCGGTCCGCATCGGCCAGCGCATCACCATCCCGGGTTCCGGCTCGCTGGCGGCGAATGCTGCCAAGCCGGCAGCAACGACGGCTGCTCCTGCCGCGCACGTGGCTGCCAAGCCTGCCACGACCGCTCCGGTGGTGGCTGCAGCTCCGGCCAAGCCGAAGCCGGGCGACAACAAGGCGGTGGGGCAGGTCGCAGCGGCCGGCGCCGCCGACAAGAATGCCCAGCTCATCGCCGCGGTGAAGCCGGCGGAGCCCGCCGAAGACGCGGTGAAGGATGACGACAAGCAGGCCGGCATGCAGTTCCGCTGGCCGGTGCGTGGTCGCATCATCTCCGGCTTCGGCCCGAAGCCGGGCGGCCAGCAGAATGAAGGCATCAATGTCTCGGTGCCGGAAGGCACGTCGGTCAAGGCCGCCGAGGACGGCGTCGTCGCCTATGCCGGCAATGAGCTGAAGGGCTACGGCAATCTCGTGCTCATCAAGCACGCCGACGGCTGGGTGACGGCTTATGCCCACAACAGCGAGATCGACGTGAAGAAGGGCGAGACGGTGAAGCGCGGCCAAACCATCGCCAAGGCCGGCCAGACCGGCTCGGTGACCTCGCCGCAGGTGCATTTCGAGATCCGCAAGGGCTCGCAGCCGGTCGATCCGAGCTCCCACCTCGCCGGGCTCTGA
- the yajC gene encoding preprotein translocase subunit YajC encodes MFITPAYAQAAGPDATSFITSIIPFVLIFVIMYFLILRPQQRKVKAHGEMVKGVRRGDTVVTSGGLIGKVSRVIDDNEIELQLADNVKIRQLRSMISDVRAKGEPAKDEGAA; translated from the coding sequence ATGTTCATTACGCCCGCCTATGCGCAGGCCGCCGGCCCGGACGCCACCAGTTTCATCACGTCCATCATTCCCTTCGTGCTGATCTTCGTGATCATGTATTTCCTGATCCTGCGTCCGCAGCAGCGCAAGGTGAAGGCGCACGGGGAGATGGTGAAGGGGGTCCGCCGCGGCGACACCGTCGTCACCTCGGGTGGCCTCATCGGCAAGGTGTCGCGCGTCATCGACGACAATGAGATCGAACTTCAGCTCGCGGACAATGTGAAGATCCGCCAGCTCCGTTCGATGATCTCGGACGTGCGCGCCAAGGGTGAGCCGGCCAAGGACGAAGGCGCGGCCTGA
- a CDS encoding Mth938-like domain-containing protein, whose translation MATPDAHLPRQVPIEGYGHGFFHFAGMASEGSILALPSGIHGWAPRTTAEIDAAALSLVFAEARALELLIIGTGTDPWAISDALRWRLRDAGLSVDAMPTRAAASTYNVLLGEGRLVAAALLALP comes from the coding sequence ATGGCCACTCCTGACGCCCATCTGCCGCGACAGGTGCCGATCGAAGGCTATGGCCACGGCTTCTTCCATTTCGCCGGTATGGCCTCGGAAGGTTCGATCCTCGCGCTGCCCTCCGGCATCCATGGCTGGGCGCCCCGCACCACGGCGGAGATCGACGCTGCCGCGCTTTCCCTGGTGTTCGCAGAGGCGAGGGCGCTGGAACTGCTGATTATCGGCACCGGCACCGACCCCTGGGCGATCTCCGACGCCCTGCGCTGGCGACTGCGCGATGCCGGCCTCTCCGTCGACGCCATGCCGACCCGTGCCGCCGCCTCGACCTACAATGTGCTGCTGGGCGAGGGCCGGCTGGTGGCGGCGGCGCTGCTGGCATTGCCGTAG
- a CDS encoding protein-L-isoaspartate(D-aspartate) O-methyltransferase, producing the protein MRVTFVPDPEADDALERAELLLTLRKRGIRDPLLMRAFEQVPRERFVDPACRSLAWVDQALPISCGQTISQPAVVALMTEALDLKPSHSVLEIGTGSGYHAAILGQIAERVVTLERFRTLAQAAAERLRRLGYTNIEVVVADGSAGYAPRAPYDRIIITAAVNEVPPALFDQLRQGGVLVAPVGPPQDTQMLTRFALTADGIVKREMVPVRFVPLLKGVAQVL; encoded by the coding sequence ATGCGAGTGACCTTCGTGCCCGATCCCGAGGCGGACGATGCGCTGGAGCGTGCCGAGCTGTTGCTGACGTTGCGCAAGCGCGGCATACGCGATCCGCTGCTGATGCGCGCCTTTGAACAGGTGCCGCGCGAACGCTTCGTCGATCCTGCCTGCCGCTCGCTGGCCTGGGTCGACCAGGCGCTACCGATCTCCTGCGGCCAGACCATCAGCCAGCCGGCGGTGGTGGCGCTGATGACCGAGGCGCTCGACCTCAAGCCGTCGCATTCAGTGCTGGAGATCGGTACCGGCAGCGGCTACCACGCCGCCATCCTCGGCCAGATCGCCGAGCGGGTTGTGACGCTGGAGCGCTTCCGCACCCTGGCGCAGGCTGCGGCGGAGCGGCTGAGGCGGCTCGGCTATACCAATATCGAGGTGGTCGTGGCCGATGGCTCGGCCGGCTACGCGCCGCGCGCGCCCTATGACCGGATCATCATCACGGCCGCAGTGAATGAGGTGCCGCCCGCGCTGTTCGACCAGTTGCGGCAGGGTGGGGTGCTGGTCGCCCCGGTGGGTCCGCCACAGGACACGCAGATGCTCACCCGCTTCGCGCTCACCGCCGACGGCATCGTCAAGCGCGAGATGGTGCCGGTGCGCTTCGTGCCGCTGCTGAAGGGCGTGGCGCAGGTGCTGTGA
- a CDS encoding ATP-binding protein, which yields MTTASPDAADLSLLLVRIADALDRLAPPRAANVDLAAADAFVWHADSGRPEPVAKVNRVDMELLKGIDRTRDVLVDNTTRFARGLPANNALLWGARGMGKSSLVKAAHAAVNADLGKDGKAPLKLVEIHREDIETLPALMALMRPSAFRFIVFCDDLSFDADDTSYKSLKAVLEGGIEGRPENVIFYATSNRRHLLPRDMMENERSTAINPGEAVEEKVSLSDRFGLWLGFHKCSQDEYLAMVNGYIAHFGIRIDADELRREALEWATTRGARSGRTAFQYVQDVAGRLGVALTEKPAAPQ from the coding sequence ATGACCACCGCTTCCCCGGATGCCGCCGATCTCAGCCTTCTGCTCGTCCGTATCGCCGACGCGCTCGACCGTCTCGCCCCGCCGCGCGCGGCGAATGTCGACTTAGCCGCCGCCGATGCGTTTGTCTGGCACGCCGATTCCGGCCGCCCGGAGCCGGTAGCGAAGGTCAACCGGGTCGACATGGAGCTGTTGAAGGGCATCGACCGCACCCGCGACGTGCTGGTGGACAACACCACCCGCTTCGCCCGCGGCCTGCCCGCCAACAACGCCCTACTGTGGGGCGCGCGCGGCATGGGCAAGAGCTCGCTGGTCAAGGCCGCCCATGCGGCGGTCAACGCCGACCTCGGCAAGGACGGCAAGGCACCGCTCAAGCTGGTGGAAATCCACCGCGAGGACATCGAGACCCTGCCGGCCCTGATGGCGCTGATGCGCCCTTCGGCCTTCCGCTTCATCGTGTTCTGCGACGACCTCTCCTTCGACGCCGACGACACCTCCTACAAGTCGCTGAAGGCGGTGCTGGAAGGCGGCATCGAAGGGCGGCCGGAGAACGTCATCTTCTACGCCACGTCGAACCGCCGGCATTTGCTGCCGCGCGACATGATGGAAAATGAGCGCTCGACCGCCATCAATCCCGGCGAAGCGGTGGAGGAAAAGGTCTCCCTTTCAGATCGTTTCGGCCTGTGGCTCGGCTTCCACAAATGCAGCCAGGACGAATATCTGGCGATGGTGAACGGCTATATCGCGCATTTCGGCATCCGGATCGATGCCGACGAACTGCGCCGCGAGGCGCTGGAATGGGCGACCACGCGTGGCGCGCGCTCGGGCCGCACCGCGTTCCAATATGTGCAGGATGTGGCGGGGCGGCTCGGCGTGGCCCTGACGGAGAAGCCGGCCGCCCCGCAGTGA
- the secD gene encoding protein translocase subunit SecD yields MLYFSRWKALAIAAVCAIICLMAVPSLLAPAHFAELPGFLQRKIVLGLDLQGGSYIVLQVSADDVRKGRLETLRDDARRLLRDARVGYSGLAIQGNAVVVTIRDGQDSSAAFTKLRELAQPIGGVMSGAGQLDTDVTQSGNTITLAPTSAGVQSRTIQAVSQSIEIIRKRIDQLGTTEPSIQRQGADRIQVQVPGLQDPSRLKALLGQTAQLAFRMVDSTMSAQQAQQTRPPAGSEVLMSQDNPPTPYLIEQRVLVAGQDLVDAQPGFDSNTREPVVNFRFNTNGARRFAEATQANVGRPFAIVLDNHVISAPVIREPITGGSGQISGNFTVQQANDLAILLRAGALPVPLQVVEERTVGPGLGADSIAAGMLASYVGAALVAAFMIATYGLFGVIAVFAVAVNVGMILGLLAMLGATLTLPGIAGIVLTVGIAVDSNVLIYERIREEARAGRSAISAIDHGFTRALATILDSNITTFIAAAVLFYIGSGPVRGFAITFGIGIITTVFTAFTLTRLMVAMWVRWKRPQHVPI; encoded by the coding sequence ATGCTTTATTTTTCCCGATGGAAGGCTCTGGCGATCGCCGCGGTTTGCGCGATCATCTGCCTCATGGCGGTGCCGAGCCTGCTGGCGCCCGCGCATTTTGCCGAGCTGCCGGGCTTCCTGCAGCGCAAGATCGTGCTCGGTCTCGATCTCCAGGGCGGCTCCTACATCGTGCTGCAGGTCAGCGCCGACGATGTGCGCAAAGGCCGGCTGGAGACGCTTCGCGACGACGCCCGCCGTCTGCTGCGCGATGCCCGCGTCGGCTATAGCGGCCTCGCCATCCAGGGCAATGCGGTGGTGGTGACGATCCGCGACGGCCAGGATTCCTCGGCCGCCTTCACCAAGCTGCGCGAACTGGCGCAGCCGATCGGTGGGGTGATGTCCGGTGCCGGGCAGCTCGACACCGACGTCACCCAGAGCGGCAACACCATCACGCTGGCGCCGACCTCTGCCGGTGTCCAGTCGCGCACCATCCAGGCGGTGTCGCAGTCGATCGAGATCATTCGCAAGCGTATCGACCAGCTCGGCACCACCGAGCCCTCGATCCAGCGCCAGGGCGCTGACCGCATCCAGGTGCAGGTGCCGGGCTTGCAGGACCCCTCGCGCCTGAAGGCGCTGCTCGGCCAGACCGCGCAACTCGCCTTCCGCATGGTCGACAGCACCATGAGCGCGCAGCAGGCGCAGCAGACGCGCCCGCCTGCTGGTTCCGAAGTGCTGATGTCGCAGGACAATCCGCCGACGCCCTATCTGATCGAGCAGCGCGTGCTGGTCGCAGGCCAGGATCTCGTCGATGCCCAGCCCGGCTTCGATTCCAACACCCGCGAGCCGGTCGTCAATTTCCGCTTCAACACCAATGGCGCACGTCGCTTTGCCGAGGCGACGCAGGCCAATGTCGGGCGGCCCTTCGCGATCGTGCTCGACAACCATGTGATCTCGGCGCCGGTGATCCGCGAGCCGATCACCGGCGGCTCCGGCCAGATCAGCGGCAATTTCACTGTGCAGCAGGCCAACGACCTCGCCATCCTGCTGCGCGCCGGTGCCTTGCCGGTGCCGCTGCAGGTGGTGGAAGAGCGCACCGTCGGTCCCGGCCTCGGTGCCGATTCGATCGCGGCGGGCATGCTGGCTTCCTATGTCGGCGCCGCCCTGGTCGCCGCCTTCATGATCGCCACCTACGGCCTGTTCGGCGTCATTGCGGTGTTCGCGGTGGCGGTGAACGTCGGCATGATCCTCGGCCTGCTCGCCATGCTCGGCGCCACGCTCACCTTGCCCGGCATCGCCGGCATCGTGCTCACCGTCGGCATCGCGGTGGATTCGAACGTGCTGATCTATGAGCGCATCCGCGAGGAAGCCCGTGCCGGACGCTCGGCGATCTCTGCCATCGACCACGGCTTCACCCGGGCGCTGGCCACCATCCTCGATTCGAACATCACCACCTTCATCGCGGCGGCGGTGCTGTTCTATATCGGCTCGGGTCCGGTGCGCGGCTTCGCCATCACCTTCGGCATCGGCATCATCACCACGGTGTTCACTGCCTTCACGCTGACGCGCCTCATGGTCGCGATGTGGGTGCGCTGGAAGCGCCCGCAGCACGTACCGATCTGA
- the tatC gene encoding twin-arginine translocase subunit TatC — MSQEDIDASKAPLIEHLIELRSRLIKSLIAFFVAFFACFMLGKVIYNILLWPYEFAAGGTEHVKLIYTAPQEFLFTQIKLGMFGAAFISFPVVATQIYMFVAPGLYKHERGAFRPYLIATPVCFLLGASFVYFVAMPLAMTYFLSMQQAAGPGSAEISMLPQVSEYLSLIMTLIFAFGICFQLPVILTLLAQIGLVTSEQLKKARRYAIVGVFIAAAVLTPPDVISQLALAIPTLLLYEVSVYLVRIVERRRAAAENGEASSPAA, encoded by the coding sequence ATGAGCCAGGAAGATATCGATGCCTCGAAGGCACCGCTGATCGAGCATCTGATCGAGCTGCGCTCGCGGCTCATCAAGTCGCTCATCGCTTTCTTCGTGGCCTTCTTCGCCTGCTTCATGCTGGGCAAGGTGATCTACAACATCCTGCTGTGGCCGTATGAGTTCGCAGCCGGCGGCACCGAGCACGTGAAGCTCATCTACACCGCGCCGCAGGAATTCCTGTTCACCCAGATCAAGCTCGGCATGTTCGGCGCTGCCTTCATCTCCTTTCCGGTGGTGGCGACGCAGATCTACATGTTCGTGGCGCCGGGCCTCTACAAGCACGAGCGCGGTGCCTTCCGGCCGTATCTGATCGCGACGCCGGTATGCTTTCTGCTGGGGGCATCGTTCGTCTATTTCGTCGCCATGCCGCTGGCGATGACCTATTTCCTCTCCATGCAGCAGGCGGCCGGGCCGGGCTCGGCGGAAATCTCCATGCTGCCGCAGGTGAGCGAATATCTCTCGCTGATCATGACGCTGATCTTCGCCTTCGGCATCTGCTTCCAGCTGCCGGTGATCCTGACGCTGCTGGCGCAGATCGGGCTGGTGACCTCCGAGCAGCTCAAGAAAGCCCGCCGCTATGCCATCGTCGGCGTGTTCATTGCCGCGGCGGTGCTCACGCCACCTGACGTCATCAGCCAGCTCGCACTCGCCATCCCGACCTTGCTTCTCTATGAGGTCTCGGTCTACCTCGTGCGCATCGTCGAGCGCAGGCGCGCGGCGGCAGAGAATGGCGAGGCGTCGAGCCCCGCCGCATAA